The following proteins are encoded in a genomic region of Neoarius graeffei isolate fNeoGra1 chromosome 6, fNeoGra1.pri, whole genome shotgun sequence:
- the tsnaxip1 gene encoding translin-associated factor X-interacting protein 1 codes for MNVVLAIFPPGLPMSALRLPNNTVRNTLALEQIETTVYMQQQIQELEPLRAQMVLLSEQCEERILGLREQERAEITALKQERRHLQQVIESMKEEQRTLQTQVSYLKEDLERQYVLYREERDARRLLIDNISSMRDSPEEPGSSQDENPVDLKLALDVCREDLNKAQTELNHFHAEYGDVVPRRDWENLERMYQENLVKLETLQSDFNQMKTEYDALLNLHQQISTQTDSLQRKASTPRPRWEQCADVLGSGDRCSELFEGQSSQNRLEILLKELKSMGLEQKDFFTGLGSSSDVPIYLRYEGQQKNLRLKKADVIRVLKDIWRKKASEDEKMDESSDLKEFLHQYLLKQHEEKAGQWAYSLLDGIKRYLEDDFIGLFYDILQGKVDESVYHGQTYLLSHLLKVLIQSDSTESGLLSTPQFSEALRTTFPLKGDQDIEELVLAAQSELQTSEGSIAYQRLYTEDTDGKQSDFLGLVKKQALAEKRLYICQLREQLEGKEKVGVEDLRAVFKTIDPTLDSETLDCYLSMAFQTKELHEHTTLLDAEVALQRLSAANVSRAGPMPQSE; via the exons TGTATATGCAACAGCAGATCCAAGAGCTGGAGCCTCTCCGTGCGCAGATGGTGCTGCTGTCTGAACAGTGTGAAGAGAGGATCCTGGGCCTGAGGGAGCAAGAGAGAGCTGAGATCACGGCTTTGAAACAGGAACGCCGGCATCTGCAGCAAGTCATTGAGAGCATGAAGGAAGAACAGAGAACTTTGCAGACCCAG GTTTCATATCTAAAGGAAGACCTTGAAAGACAGTATGTGCTATACAGGGAGGAACGTGACGCCCGCAGACTGCTCATTGACAATATCAGCAGCATGCGCGACAGCCCAGAGGAGCCTGGTTCCTCACAGGATG AGAATCCCGTGGACCTAAAGTTGGCTTTGGATGTGTGTAGAGAGGATCTAAACAAGGCCCAGACAGAGCTCAACCACTTTCATGCAGAATATGGAGATGTGGTTCCGCGTAGGGACTGGGAGAATCTAGAACGCATGTATCAGGAGAACCTCGTAAAG CTGGAGACCCTACAGTCTGACTTCAACCAAATGAAGACGGAATATGATGCATTGCTAAATTTACATCAGCAGATcagcacacagacagacagccttcagAGAAAAGCCTCAACTCCTAGACCACGGTGGGAACAGTGTGCAG ATGTTCTTGGTAGTGGAGATCGCTGTTCTGAGCTCTTTGAGGGCCAGTCCAGTCAAAACAGACTGGAGATCTTGCTGAAGGAGCTGAAGAGCATGGGCTTGGAGCAGAAAGACTTCTTTACTGGACTG ggTAGTTCCAGTGATGTTCCCATCTACCTGCGCTATGAGGGGCAACAGAAGAACCTCAGATTGAAAAAGGCTGATGTCATTAGAGTTCTAAAAGACATATGGAGAAAGAAAGCATCTGAGGATGAGAAG ATGGATGAAAGCAGTGATCTAAAGGAGTTTCTCCACCAGTATTTGTTAAAGCAGCATGAGGAGAAGGCAGGGCAGTGGGCTTACAGCCTGCTTGATGGCATCAAGCGTTACCTAGAAGATGACTTCATTGGTCTCTTTTATGACATTCTCCAAGGCAAG GTGGATGAAAGTGTGTACCATGGCCAGACCTATCTACTGTCTCATCTGCTCAAGGTGCTCATACAGAGTGACAGCACTGAGAGTGGATTGCTAAGCACACCTCAGTTCAG TGAGGCTCTGAGGACGACTTTCCCTCTGAAAGGAGATCAGGATATAGAGGAACTGGTGCTGGCTGCTCAGTCGGAACTGCAGACCAGCGAAGGAAGCATTGCCTATCAGAGACTGTACACAGAG GACACGGATGGAAAGCAGAGTGATTTCCTGGGTCTGGTAAAAAAGCAGGCTTTGGCTGAGAAACGCCTGTACATCTGCCAGCTGAGGGAACAACTAGAAGGCAAAGA GAAAGTGGGAGTGGAAGATTTAAGAGCTGTTTTCAAGACAATCGATCCCACACTGGACTCTGAGACTCTGGATTGTTATTTGAGTATGGCCTTTCAAACTAAAGAGCTGCACGAGCACACAACGCTTTTAGACGCTGAGGTTGCACTACAGCGCCTCTCTGCAGCTAATGTAAGCAGGGCAGGACCCATGCCTCAGTCGGAATAA